A genome region from Nicotiana tabacum cultivar K326 chromosome 13, ASM71507v2, whole genome shotgun sequence includes the following:
- the LOC107788993 gene encoding mitogen-activated protein kinase kinase kinase YODA-like isoform X2, translated as MPSWWGKSSSKEAKKKVSKESFIDTLHRKFKSPSEAKSPSKSGGSRRHSSDIAFEKGSRSQAQSRSSSPSKHVLRCQSFAESALAQPLPLPGLPPASVVRTDSGLSQSARPRTEKGSKPSLFLPLSKPACIRHRLDPADADGELVFASVSSECSIESDDLSDSRQRSQLASDFETGNRATMGSPSSLPVKDPSAVGQIRTKDATEPVNLSPSRRVSSRSPKRRPLNSHLPSIQIPSHGGLFSAPVSSISSPSRSPMRAAGCEQVTSSTLWAGKTYPDLPLLGSGHCSSPGSGQNSGHNSMGGDMAAQLFWQPSRGSPEYSPIPSPRMTSPGPSSRIHSGAVTPIHPRAGGGASELQTSWPDDAKLESHPLPRPPITISNTSPFSHSNSVATSPSVPRSPGRADNLSSPGSRWKKGKLLGRGTFGHVYVGFNSDSGEMCAMKEVTLFTDDSKSKESAKQLAQEVALLSRLRHPNIVQYYGSEMVPDKLYIYLEYVSGGSIYKLLQEYGPFGETAIRSYTQQILSGLAYLHAKSTVHRDIKGANILVDPNGRIKLADFGMAKHITGHSCPLSFKGSPYWMAPEVIKNSSGCNLAVDIWSLGCTVLEMATSKPPWSQYEGVAAMFKIGNSKELPAIPEHLSDEGKDFVRKCLQREPRSRPTAAELLEHPFVKDAAPLEKPNIFPASFNPPCAAANGGIGSARNYPTLESEKLAIHSSRASRSNFHCRDIHIPKNISCPVSPIGSPLLHPRSPQNLNGRMSPSPISSPLNTSGSSTPISGGNGAIPFRHINQSVYLQEARTVPSSPYMNGPSYWDPDALRAMPLGSRAFQELASFEDDTPGKQFGRPATGELCNAQSALANRVSQQLLRDHVKLIYSVDLNPCPPLSSRTGGT; from the exons ATGCCTTCATGGTGGGGAAAGTCATCTTCAAAGGAAGCAAAGAAGAAAGTGAGCAAAGAAAGTTTTATTGATACATTGCATCGCAAGTTTAAAAGTCCAAGTGAAGCTAAGTCTCCAAGTAAATCAGGAGGATCTCGAAGACATAGCAGTGACATTGCTTTTGAGAAGGGTTCTCGGTCCCAAGCACAGTCAAGGTCGTCATCACCTTCCAAGCATGTCTTGAGATGTCAAAGCTTTGCTGAAAGTGCTCTAGCCCAGCCACTTCCACTTCCAGGTCTGCCACCAGCAAGCGTAGTCCGGACAGACTCTGGACTCAGTCAATCAGCAAGACCCAGAACAGAGAAGGGCTCAAAGCCATCCCTGTTTCTGCCTCTCTCAAAACCTGCATGCATCAGGCACAGACTGGACCCTGCAGATGCCGATGGAGAGCTTGTTTTTGCATCAGTTTCAAGTGAGTGCTCAATTGAGAGTGATGATCTGAGTGATTCACGTCAGCGTAGTCAACTAGCATCTGATTTTGAAACTGGCAACCGAGCTACCATGGGTAGCCCTTCCAG tttgcctGTTAAGGATCCGTCTGCTGTTGGACAAATACGCACAAAAGACGCAACTGAACCAGTTAATCTTTCTCCCAGTAGACGTGTCTCCTCTCGATCTCCTAAGAGACGACCACTTAATAGCCACTTGCCCAGTATACAGATCCCTTCTCATGGTGGCCTCTTCAGTGCTCCTGTTAGTTCTATATCAAGTCCTTCTAGAAGTCCAATGAGAGCTGCTGGCTGCGAGCAAGTTACTAGTTCTACTTTGTGGGCAGGAAAGACTTATCCGGATCTTCCTTTACTTGGATCTGGCCATTGTTCAAGCCCAGGGTCTGGTCAGAATTCTGGACATAATTCCATGGGAGGAGATATGGCAGCGCAACTGTTTTGGCAGCCTAGTAGAGGAAGCCCAGAGTACTCTCCAATTCCTAGTCCCAGGATGACAAGTCCTGGACCTAGCTCAAGAATTCACAGTGGCGCTGTCACACCAATTCATCCTAGGGCTGGAGGTGGAGCATCTGAACTGCAGACTAGTTGGCCTGATGATGCAAAATTAGAAAGTCATCCTTTGCCCCGTCCTCCTATAACAATTTCCAACACTTCACCCTTTTCTCATTCCAATTCAGTTGCAACATCTCCCTCAGTGCCGCGAAGCCCTGGCAGAGCAGATAATCTTTCTAGCCCTGGATCTCGCTGGAAAAAGGGGAAGTTGCTTGGTAGAGGCACATTTGGACACGTTTATGTTGGTTTTAATAG TGATAGTGGAGAAATGTGTGCAATGAAGGAGGTGACCCTATTTACGGATGACTCAAAGTCAAAGGAAAGTGCAAAACAGTTGGCACAG GAGGTTGCGTTGTTGAGCCGATTAAGACATCCAAATATTGTCCAGTATTATGGGTCAGAGATG GTTCCTGATAAACTTTATATCTACTTGGAATATGTCTCTGGTGGGTCCATTTATAAGCTTTTACAAGAATATGGTCCATTTGGAGAAACAGCAATCCGTAGTTACACTCAGCAAATTCTATCGGGGCTTgcatatttacatgctaaaagcACTGTGCATAG AGATATTAAAGGGGCAAATATTCTTGTTGATCCAAATGGGCGCATAAAGTTGGCAGACTTTGGAATGGCGAAGCAT ATCACAGGGCATTCCTGTCCATTATCATTCAAAGGAAGTCCTTACTGGATGGCCCCTGAG GTAATAAAGAACTCCAGTGGCTGCAACCTTGCTGTTGATATATGGAGTCTTGGATGCACTGTCTTAGAAATGGCTACATCAAAGCCTCCTTGGAGCCAGTATGAAGGA GTTGCTGCCATGTTTAAGATTGGGAACAGTAAAGAACTCCCAGCAATCCCGGAACACCTTTCAGACGAGGGAAAAGATTTTGTGAGGAAGTGTTTACAGCGTGAGCCACGAAGTCGTCCTACTGCTGCTGAGCTATTGGAGCATCCTTTTGTTAAAGATGCTGCCCCTCTGGAAAAGCCAAATATATTTCCTGCATCTTTCAATCCTCCTTGTGCAGCTGCAAATGGG GGCATTGGATCTGCAAGAAATTATCCTACGTTGGAATCAGAAAAGCTTGCAATCCACTCATCTAGAGCATCAAGATCTAATTTTCACTGCAG GGACATCCACATTCCGAAAAACATATCTTGCCCTGTCTCCCCAATTGGTAGCCCTCTTTTACATCCAAGGTCACCTCAAAACCTAAACGGGAGGATGTCTCCCTCACCTATATCAAGCCCTCTCAACACATCTGGCTCATCAACACCAATCTCTGGAGGTAATGGTGCTATCCCATTTCGTCACATTAATCAGTCAGTTTACTTGCAAGAGGCCAGAACAGTTCCAAGTAGTCCCTATATGAACGGCCCTTCTTACTGGGATCCTGATGCTTTACGAGCGATGCCATTAGGATCTCGTGCTTTCCAAGAATTGGCATCCTTTGAGGATGATACTCCGGGAAAACAGTTTGGGAGGCCTGCCACAGGAGAACTTTGCAATGCGCAATCAGCCTTGGCCAATCGGGTGTCCCAGCAACTTTTGAGGGATCATGTGAAATTGATTTATTCAGTAGATCTCAATCCTTGCCCTCCCTTGTCAAGTCGCACGGGTGGAACATGA
- the LOC107788993 gene encoding mitogen-activated protein kinase kinase kinase YODA-like isoform X1, whose amino-acid sequence MPSWWGKSSSKEAKKKVSKESFIDTLHRKFKSPSEAKSPSKSGGSRRHSSDIAFEKGSRSQAQSRSSSPSKHVLRCQSFAESALAQPLPLPGLPPASVVRTDSGLSQSARPRTEKGSKPSLFLPLSKPACIRHRLDPADADGELVFASVSSECSIESDDLSDSRQRSQLASDFETGNRATMGSPSSLPVKDPSAVGQIRTKDATEPVNLSPSRRVSSRSPKRRPLNSHLPSIQIPSHGGLFSAPVSSISSPSRSPMRAAGCEQVTSSTLWAGKTYPDLPLLGSGHCSSPGSGQNSGHNSMGGDMAAQLFWQPSRGSPEYSPIPSPRMTSPGPSSRIHSGAVTPIHPRAGGGASELQTSWPDDAKLESHPLPRPPITISNTSPFSHSNSVATSPSVPRSPGRADNLSSPGSRWKKGKLLGRGTFGHVYVGFNSDSGEMCAMKEVTLFTDDSKSKESAKQLAQEVALLSRLRHPNIVQYYGSEMVPDKLYIYLEYVSGGSIYKLLQEYGPFGETAIRSYTQQILSGLAYLHAKSTVHRDIKGANILVDPNGRIKLADFGMAKHITGHSCPLSFKGSPYWMAPEVIKNSSGCNLAVDIWSLGCTVLEMATSKPPWSQYEGVAAMFKIGNSKELPAIPEHLSDEGKDFVRKCLQREPRSRPTAAELLEHPFVKDAAPLEKPNIFPASFNPPCAAANGVKPLGIGSARNYPTLESEKLAIHSSRASRSNFHCRDIHIPKNISCPVSPIGSPLLHPRSPQNLNGRMSPSPISSPLNTSGSSTPISGGNGAIPFRHINQSVYLQEARTVPSSPYMNGPSYWDPDALRAMPLGSRAFQELASFEDDTPGKQFGRPATGELCNAQSALANRVSQQLLRDHVKLIYSVDLNPCPPLSSRTGGT is encoded by the exons ATGCCTTCATGGTGGGGAAAGTCATCTTCAAAGGAAGCAAAGAAGAAAGTGAGCAAAGAAAGTTTTATTGATACATTGCATCGCAAGTTTAAAAGTCCAAGTGAAGCTAAGTCTCCAAGTAAATCAGGAGGATCTCGAAGACATAGCAGTGACATTGCTTTTGAGAAGGGTTCTCGGTCCCAAGCACAGTCAAGGTCGTCATCACCTTCCAAGCATGTCTTGAGATGTCAAAGCTTTGCTGAAAGTGCTCTAGCCCAGCCACTTCCACTTCCAGGTCTGCCACCAGCAAGCGTAGTCCGGACAGACTCTGGACTCAGTCAATCAGCAAGACCCAGAACAGAGAAGGGCTCAAAGCCATCCCTGTTTCTGCCTCTCTCAAAACCTGCATGCATCAGGCACAGACTGGACCCTGCAGATGCCGATGGAGAGCTTGTTTTTGCATCAGTTTCAAGTGAGTGCTCAATTGAGAGTGATGATCTGAGTGATTCACGTCAGCGTAGTCAACTAGCATCTGATTTTGAAACTGGCAACCGAGCTACCATGGGTAGCCCTTCCAG tttgcctGTTAAGGATCCGTCTGCTGTTGGACAAATACGCACAAAAGACGCAACTGAACCAGTTAATCTTTCTCCCAGTAGACGTGTCTCCTCTCGATCTCCTAAGAGACGACCACTTAATAGCCACTTGCCCAGTATACAGATCCCTTCTCATGGTGGCCTCTTCAGTGCTCCTGTTAGTTCTATATCAAGTCCTTCTAGAAGTCCAATGAGAGCTGCTGGCTGCGAGCAAGTTACTAGTTCTACTTTGTGGGCAGGAAAGACTTATCCGGATCTTCCTTTACTTGGATCTGGCCATTGTTCAAGCCCAGGGTCTGGTCAGAATTCTGGACATAATTCCATGGGAGGAGATATGGCAGCGCAACTGTTTTGGCAGCCTAGTAGAGGAAGCCCAGAGTACTCTCCAATTCCTAGTCCCAGGATGACAAGTCCTGGACCTAGCTCAAGAATTCACAGTGGCGCTGTCACACCAATTCATCCTAGGGCTGGAGGTGGAGCATCTGAACTGCAGACTAGTTGGCCTGATGATGCAAAATTAGAAAGTCATCCTTTGCCCCGTCCTCCTATAACAATTTCCAACACTTCACCCTTTTCTCATTCCAATTCAGTTGCAACATCTCCCTCAGTGCCGCGAAGCCCTGGCAGAGCAGATAATCTTTCTAGCCCTGGATCTCGCTGGAAAAAGGGGAAGTTGCTTGGTAGAGGCACATTTGGACACGTTTATGTTGGTTTTAATAG TGATAGTGGAGAAATGTGTGCAATGAAGGAGGTGACCCTATTTACGGATGACTCAAAGTCAAAGGAAAGTGCAAAACAGTTGGCACAG GAGGTTGCGTTGTTGAGCCGATTAAGACATCCAAATATTGTCCAGTATTATGGGTCAGAGATG GTTCCTGATAAACTTTATATCTACTTGGAATATGTCTCTGGTGGGTCCATTTATAAGCTTTTACAAGAATATGGTCCATTTGGAGAAACAGCAATCCGTAGTTACACTCAGCAAATTCTATCGGGGCTTgcatatttacatgctaaaagcACTGTGCATAG AGATATTAAAGGGGCAAATATTCTTGTTGATCCAAATGGGCGCATAAAGTTGGCAGACTTTGGAATGGCGAAGCAT ATCACAGGGCATTCCTGTCCATTATCATTCAAAGGAAGTCCTTACTGGATGGCCCCTGAG GTAATAAAGAACTCCAGTGGCTGCAACCTTGCTGTTGATATATGGAGTCTTGGATGCACTGTCTTAGAAATGGCTACATCAAAGCCTCCTTGGAGCCAGTATGAAGGA GTTGCTGCCATGTTTAAGATTGGGAACAGTAAAGAACTCCCAGCAATCCCGGAACACCTTTCAGACGAGGGAAAAGATTTTGTGAGGAAGTGTTTACAGCGTGAGCCACGAAGTCGTCCTACTGCTGCTGAGCTATTGGAGCATCCTTTTGTTAAAGATGCTGCCCCTCTGGAAAAGCCAAATATATTTCCTGCATCTTTCAATCCTCCTTGTGCAGCTGCAAATGGGGTAAAACCTCTG GGCATTGGATCTGCAAGAAATTATCCTACGTTGGAATCAGAAAAGCTTGCAATCCACTCATCTAGAGCATCAAGATCTAATTTTCACTGCAG GGACATCCACATTCCGAAAAACATATCTTGCCCTGTCTCCCCAATTGGTAGCCCTCTTTTACATCCAAGGTCACCTCAAAACCTAAACGGGAGGATGTCTCCCTCACCTATATCAAGCCCTCTCAACACATCTGGCTCATCAACACCAATCTCTGGAGGTAATGGTGCTATCCCATTTCGTCACATTAATCAGTCAGTTTACTTGCAAGAGGCCAGAACAGTTCCAAGTAGTCCCTATATGAACGGCCCTTCTTACTGGGATCCTGATGCTTTACGAGCGATGCCATTAGGATCTCGTGCTTTCCAAGAATTGGCATCCTTTGAGGATGATACTCCGGGAAAACAGTTTGGGAGGCCTGCCACAGGAGAACTTTGCAATGCGCAATCAGCCTTGGCCAATCGGGTGTCCCAGCAACTTTTGAGGGATCATGTGAAATTGATTTATTCAGTAGATCTCAATCCTTGCCCTCCCTTGTCAAGTCGCACGGGTGGAACATGA